One Triticum dicoccoides isolate Atlit2015 ecotype Zavitan chromosome 4B, WEW_v2.0, whole genome shotgun sequence genomic window carries:
- the LOC119291592 gene encoding dehydration-responsive element-binding protein 2E-like, with protein sequence MESYVRKRSWKKGPTRGKGGPQNAACEYRGVRQRTWGKWVAEIREPNKRARIWLGSFATAEEAALAYDEAARRLYGPDAFLNLPHLRAAAGATAQQRMIRWLPAAAAANGARGPAAGAVPAYGLLNLNAQHNVHVIHQRLQELKSSSSPAKPQQHSRRTPPPPPPPPAASSPSSTVTTGAMPPSASCFQAQLEHAMAMTAAAESAPPCDGFGAGRPQLDLKEFLQQIGVLGEDDGSAAGKHQGVDGDDGEVADAFGFGDGNGSGIGAEFDWDALAADMTDIAAGGHGGGGLGVNGAFHMDDLDQFGSVPIPVWDI encoded by the coding sequence ATGGAGAGCTACGTGCGGAAGCGGTCGTGGAAGAAGGGGCCGACGCGGGGCAAGGGCGGGCCGCAGAACGCGGCGTGCGAGTACCGGGGCGTGCGCCAGCGGACGTGGGGCAAGTGGGTGGCGGAGATCCGCGAGCCCAACAAGCGCGCGCGCATCTGGCTCGGCTCCTTCGCcaccgccgaggaggccgcgctcGCCTACGACGAGGCCGCGCGCAGGCTCTACGGGCCCGACGCATTCCTCAACCTGCCGCACCTCCGCGCCGCCGCGGGCGCCACCGCGCAGCAGCGCATGATCAGGTGGCTCCCGGCCGCCGCGGCCGCGAACGGCGCCAGGGGCCCCGCCGCGGGCGCCGTGCCCGCCTACGGCCTCCTCAACCTCAACGCGCAGCACAACGTGCACGTCATCCACCAGAGGCTGCAGGAGCTCAagagctcctcctcgccggccaagCCGCAGCAGCACTCCAGGAGgacccctcccccgccgccgcctcctccggccGCCTCGTCCCCTTCCTCCACGGTGACCACCGGCGCCATGCCGCCCTCCGCGTCCTGCTTCCAGGCCCAGCTGGAGCACGCCATGGCGATGACCGCCGCGGCCGAGAGCGCGCCCCCCTGCGACGGCTTCGGGGCCGGCAGGCCCCAGCTCGACCTCAAGGAGTTCCTGCAGCagatcggcgtgctcggggaggacgACGGCAGCGCGGCCGGCAAGCATCAGGGCgtcgacggggacgacggcgaggtGGCAGACGCGTTCGGGTTCGGTGACGGCAACGGCAGTGGCATCGGCGCGGAGTTCGACTGGGACGCGCTGGCGGCCGACATGACCGATATCGCGGCGGGAGGCCACGGCGGCGGCGGGCTGGGCGTGAACGGAGCGTTCCACATGGACGATCTCGACCAGTTCGGCTCCGTGCCCATCCCCGTATGGGACATCTGA
- the LOC119291591 gene encoding adenylosuccinate synthetase, chloroplastic-like, producing the protein MSLSTLNHPAAAAAASGRGRSFSLAAPAPSTVRLPRRRAPAPAAASAVAVEADAAADRVSALSQVSGVLGSQWGDEGKGKLVDVLAPRFDIVARCQGGANAGHTIYNSEGKKFALHLVPSGILHEGTLCVVGNGAVIHVPGFFGEIDGLQSNGVSCDGRILVSDRAHLLFDLHQTVDGLREAELANSFIGTTKRGIGPCYSSKVTRNGLRVCDLRHMDTFGDKLDVLFEDAAARFEGFKYSKGMLKEEVEKYKRFAERLEPFIADTVHVLNESIRQKKKILVEGGQATMLDIDFGTYPFVTSSSPSAGGICTGLGIAPRVIGDLIGVVKAYTTRVGSGPFPTELLGEEGDVLRKAGMEFGTTTGRPRRCGWLDIVALKYCCDINGFSSLNLTKLDVLSGLAEIKLGVSYNKMDGEKLQSFPGDLDTLEQVQVNYEVLPGWDSDISSVRSYSELPQAARRYVERIEELVGVPVHYIGVGPGRDALIYK; encoded by the exons ATGTCGCTCTCCACCCTcaaccaccccgccgccgccgccgccgcctccgggcGGGGGAGGTCCTTCTCCCTGGCCGCCCCGGCGCCGTCGACGGTGCGCCTGCCCAGGAGACGGGCCCCCGCTCCCGCCGCCGCGTCCGCGGTCGCGGTGGAGGCGGACGCCGCCGCCGACAGGGTCTCCGCGCTGAGCCAGGTCTCCGGCGTGCTGGGGTCGCAGTGGGGCGACGAGGGGAAGGGGAAGCTCGTCGACGTGCTCGCCCCCCGCTTCGACATCGTTGCGCGTTGCCAG GGTGGAGCAAATGCTGGACACACCATCTACAACTCTGAAGGCAAGAAATTTGCTCTTCATCTTGTTCCATCCGGTATTCTCCATGAAGGAACACTGTGTGTTGTTGGCAATGGAGCGGTGATCCATGTTCCAGGGTTCTTTGGGGAAATTGATGGTCTTCAATCCAATGGAGTCAGTTGTGATGGGAGAATACTAGTTTCTGATCGGGCCCATTTGCTCTTTGATCTACATCAGACTGTAGATGGACTTAGGGAAGCTGAGCTTGCAAATTCCTTCATAGGAACGACTAAGAGAGGCATTGGACCTTGTTATTCCAGCAAGGTCACTCGAAATGGGCTGCGAGTTTGTGATCTAAGGCACATGGACACTTTTGGGGATAAGCTTGATGTTTTATTTGAAGATGCTGCTGCGAGGTTTGAAGGCTTCAAGTACAGCAAAGGCATGCTCAAGGAAGAGGTTGAGAAGTACAAGAGGTTTGCAGAGCGTTTGGAGCCCTTCATTGCTGACACTGTTCATGTGTTGAATGAATCCATCCGACAGAAGAAGAAAATTCTGGTTGAAGGTGGTCAGGCAACTATGTTGGATATCGATTTTGGAACTTATCCGTTTGTGACTTCTTCTAGCCCTTCCGCTGGTGGAATTTGCACCGGCCTTGGGATTGCTCCTAGGGTTATTGGCGACCTGATTGGAGTT GTAAAAGCTTACACAACAAGGGTTGGCTCTGGCCCTTTCCCTACTGAACTACTTGGAGAGGAAGGTGATGTTCTTAGGAAGGCTGGAATGGAATTTGGAACGACTACAGGTCGCCCAAGACGTTGTGGCTGGCTTGACATCGTTGCACTGAAATACTGCTGTGACATCAATGGGTTTTCCTCTCTAAATCTAACAAAACTTGATGTTCTGTCCGGGTTAGCAGAAATTAAGCTGGGTGTTTCTTATAATAAAATGGATGGAGAGAAACTACAATCCTTCCCAGGGGATCTTGACACCCTGGAGCAAGTACAG GTCAACTATGAGGTGCTCCCTGGGTGGGACAGTGACATCTCTTCTGTCCGAAGTTACAGTGAACTACCCCAAGCTGCCCGCCGTTATGTGGAGAGGATAGAAGAGCTCGTCGGTGTTCCAGTCCACTACATTGGTGTCGGACCTGGGAGGGATGCTCTGATATACAAGTAA